A stretch of DNA from Ailuropoda melanoleuca isolate Jingjing chromosome X, ASM200744v2, whole genome shotgun sequence:
TGAATCCTCGTAGCCATCTTGAGAGGTAGGTATTTTTATTATCCCCTTTATAACAGCTTAAGTTTGTGCAGAAGTGATTTATTAAGTAGTACATAGCTGGTGAGTGAGTACCGGGACCATGCTTCAAATCTAAGTATGTCTAACTCCACAGCCCATACTTTTCTGCTGTTCATTCCACAGTATCTACTGTAGGGTAGGACTGCAAAGTGCCAGATAACAAGATTTAGTAGTCCTTGTTCTTTTGATAAGTAGAATCTGTTTCCCTCgttatgttttaatattatgaTAGGGCCAATTTTTAGGCGATAGCTTCTTTGGGGAAAGTAGTTTCCAGTTAATGTACAGAATTAGCGAACTGGAAGTTTCTTCAAACTACTCTCATGCAAGCTGTTCTTGTTTAGTACTTGTCTAGTTTCTGTGTGCAGCATAACTGCTAGTGTCTggtttttttaggtttttgagTAGTACAGCTTTGCCATACTTGTTCACAACAACCAGTTGTTTGAATCTGGCAAAAGCCAGGATATCAGAGATGATTATTGACATATAAATCATCAGGAAGGTGCCTGATTAGCCCTGCATGTATTTGATGGTCCACATTTTCGTTTTAGGGTGCAAAAATGCAGAGCAATAAAACCTTTAACTTGGAGAAGCAAAACCATACTCCAAGGAAGCATCATCAGCATCACCACCAGCAGCAccaccagcagcaacagcagcagccacCACCGCCACCGATACCTGCAAATGGGCAACAAGCCAGCAGCCAAAGTGAGTACATGCTTATAGGGGGGTAAGAATAGGTTCCCTCTTGGGAAAGGTTTCTTGGTTTTTAGATTAGTCTCTTGGTCTTATAAATGAATAAGCCTTTGTGGCacatcttttgctcttttttccccctatttacCTCTTAATACTTCTTAGGATAGAAAAAGGGTGATTCACTGAAACAAGGAGCAGACATGTTGGGTAGCAGATGAGTACAAGTTGCTGTGCTGTGTTGGCATATTCTGCTAAACAGATGTCTGTGTGTTTTACCTCAGAGCTTGGTTCTTAGAGGTAATCATCAGATGACTGGTAGTTAGAAAATATAGAACAAGTCTTGAAGGGAAAAGAAGTCTGGTACTGAGTGTTATACTTTCAGCCTGGGGTCTGTCCCAACCCATTTTTAATCAGAGTAAACATTCTTTAAAGGCacattccattcattcatcaaacttTGAACACCTATTGTATGCCTCTAAAACTAGAACCAACCTCAACCCTCTTTTATTTCCAGAGATCCCTACAAAGAATACTGTTTCCtaacttattttcttcattccattAGCCCAAGCATGAAAGAATGGGAAGTGTTAAGGTTATGGAGATTGGTGAGAGATTGGGAAATGGAGCAATTATGtttcagtcttattttttaaaagattttatttatttgagagagaccgagTGAGCGAGAGCACGagtatggggaggggcagagggagagggagaaggagactgcTCACCGAGCAGGGAAGCCCGATGctggcctcgatcccaggaccctgggatcatgacctgagccaaaggcagccacttaaccaactgagccacccgggcgcccctagttttgtatttaaaaaaatgatctcttCTAACATAAGTCACCTTGACTTTTGACCCCAGTAGCTTCTGtactgtctttctgtctcttagTCCGGGTGGCTTCTGACCCATAATAGAGCTATTGAGAAGTATTCCCAGATGTCTGCATACTGCTTTCACATTTTAAGGTGCAATTTACTGATAAGTGGTTAGTGGGTAGATTATATTGGGAAATGGTGTTTGACTTCTGTACAGCAGTTAGGTTTCCTAATCTGGGAGCATTTGTAGTTCTTTGAGAATGTGACTGTAGATCTCTTTGCCCAATCCTTTGAGTGACTGTGTGTATTCTCTCAGATGAAGGCTTGACTATTGACCTGAAGAATTTTAGGAAACCAGGAGAGAAGACCTTCACCCAACGTAGCCGGCTGTTTGTGGGCAATCTTCCTCCTGACATCACTGAGGAGGAGATGAGGAAACTATTTGAGAAATATGGGAAGGCCGGCGAAGTCTTCATTCATAAGGATAAGGGCTTTGGCTTTATCCGCTTGGTGAGCAACCATGGGCTTTTAGAGTATGTGCTCTAAAAGGTGGGGAAGTTGGGGAATGATGGATGTGGAAAATTAGGCAGTGGAAATAATTCTCAGGTGGTctgtttattaaatgtttaatagttACAGTTGGTAGAACAGGACAGAaaatacaggttttatttttatttttcctcataggtttttgttttgtttcaaggaCAACATAGGTTTATTTGTCTAGGACACTGAGACTAAAATATGCCCTTTGGACCTTTTGTTTTAATTGgtaaatttcaaacatacagaggtagacagaatagtataatgaacctATATATACTCGATGCccagcttcaataattatcaactcaattttattttatcttagtaTTGATTAAGGTTTATAGAATTCATTTCCTAAGTTCATGCCTATGTATTTTCTCACTTAAGACTTTTAAAACCATCAGGGGACAGTTTTATtagtatctatttaaaaaaatttttttaaagattatgtttatttatttggcggggggagagcacagagggagagagagaagcagactccccgctgagcaaggagcccgatgggggcttgatcccaggaccctgggatcatgacctgagccgaagacagctgcttaaccaagtgagccacccaggcgcctctattttttaaaaatttttgagttgTGCTaagatacacataaaatttattatttaaccatttttaagtgtagatttttttcataaaaactgATTTGATCAGGAAACATTTAAGTATATGGGGGAGGAACATTTCTGGGCATTACGTATATAAACAAGGAACAGAATGTGTTAGCAAGTTCACTAGATGTGGTGGTCAGAACTAGTTTTCATTGTAGATCTACCACAACTCAAGATTACATGGGCAAGTTATTTTTTCTGAGGTTCGAGGTTCCTCTTTAGTAGTATGAGAGGCGGTTCCCATTAGGGTCTATGGTTCTAAAGAGGTCTCATGGAGGGCATACATGATTTCTCATTAAACTTGTATGTAGctagctaaaattaaaatattctggcTACTGTATTGTAAGGGTAGGTTTTAGGCTGGTCATTGTCTCAATGATCTGTTACCACTTGGGAGAATAACCTATGATACTGATGACCATGTAAGTGGTATTAACTTCTAGAACTTCCAGTTGATTTATTGCAAGGCCCTCAGAGCAATTAGACTATCCAAATGAGTTACCTGAAACATGTAATTTGTATTCTTTCAGTACTATTAagatttctttgtgtgtttgtcaGGGATTGGGGGCAGGCAGGCATTTTATATTGGTCTATGCTACTTTAGACTCTTGATGGCTGTACATGTGGTCTTTGTCAAACTTATTCTCACTTTCTTACTGCTTCCTAGGAAACACGAACCCTAGCAGAGATTGCCAAAGTAGAACTGGACAACATGCCACTCCGTGGAAAGCAGCTGCGTGTGCGCTTTGCCTGCCATAGTGCATCCCTTACAGTCCGAAACCTTCCTCAGTATGTTTCCAATGAACTGCTGGAGGAAGCCTTTTCGGTGTTTGGCCAGGTGGAAAGGGCTGTAGTCATTGTTGATGATCGAGGAAGGCCCTCAGGAAAAGGCATTGTTGAATTctcagggaagccagctgctCGGAAAGCTCTGGACAGGTGCAGTGAAGGCTCCTTCCTGCTAACCACGTAAGTGAGGGTTGCTTTTAGAAATAGACCTTGGAGTACTACTTCCTTCAGTGGTGTGGGAAGGTAGCCTCTAGGAACCATGTTTTTGTGTTCACTTAAAGACTTTGGTTACTAATTCAGCTTTCTAGTAGGGTTTTCAGTGTAATCTTAAATTAATGGAAATAGTATGAAGATTAAGAAACTAACCTTTCAGTCATCTAGTAGGTTGTCGTTTAATCAGTGTTAAATCTCCCCTTTGAAGTCTTAGAACTCTGAAAAGTTGTTTTGTGCATGCAGcatctctgtgtttatttcaaGTCATTGTCTGGAGTTTTATAGGTATTGGATTATTTAAATTGCGCTTAGTATCCTATCTATTTACTTTGAACACCTCTAAGGCTGTATTCTGAGATTTAAAGCCTCATTCCATCCTATCAACCCCTGATTCCACATAATGCCATTGAAAGAACTTGGTTACTTGGGGCTGGGTGTAAAAACTCCTTCAGaaatatgtttggttttttttttttaagattttatttatttatttgacagagatagagacagctagcaagagagggaacacaagcagggggagtgggagaggaagaagcaggctcatagcggaggagcccgatgtggggctcgatcccataacgctgggatcacgccctgagccgaaggcagacgcttaaccgctgtgccacccaggcacccccaaaaatgTGTTTAATTGTACAGTCCTGATCCCTAACTACTTTATTGTGCCAGTGGCAGGTATAGAGAGGAAGCCTGGTATAGGGTATAGTTTGATTAACACtgagcttctttctttctcccagaTTTCCTCGGCCTGTGACTGTGGAGCCCATGGACCAGTTGGATGATGAAGAGGGACTTCCAGAGAAGCTGGTTATAAAGAACCAGCAATTTCACAAGTATGTGGTTCTGACAGATTCCCTGTTAGGTGCTTGTCTATTCTTAAACTTATAAAGGGAGGTGTCAAAGAGGCAGGATTTTCCTATAGGTATTCACTGGCAGCCATTATCTAGGCCCTCAGTAGGAATGCGGTGCTTAGTTGGGGGAGTGGACAAAGTTTTAATAACCCAGGAACCTTGTCTATAGGGAGCGAGAGCAGCCACCCAGATTTGCACAGCCTGGCTCCTTCGAGTATGAGTATGCCATGCGCTGGAAGGCGCTTATTgagatggagaagcagcagcaggaccaAGTGGACCGCAACATCAAGGAAGCTCGTGAGAAGCTGGAGATGGAGATGGAGGCTGCTCGCCATGAGCACCAGGTCATGCTAATGAGACAGGGTGAGTGTAGGCCTGTAGGTCTTAAGCCtagaacaagaacaaaatgacttttttcaggatttttttttttttgtatcggTTGTTAGAGAAAGGCCCAAatctctgcttttgttctctgaaataATTTGTTGATCTTGGTGGGCAAATGAGCTTGGAGATAGAATACTGGATTCTGTGGAGAAGGAAATAATAGGTTTGGCTTCATTTTTGGAATCTGGATAGCTCACATGGCCACTCAGGGATTATATATCCCCTTTGTTTTCTGGATCTTTATTTATGGAAAATTATTGGGTCTATATGAGAATGAAGAATACTGTGAATCAGTCTGTTGTTTATCTAGATTTGATGAGGCGTCAAGAAGAACTTCGGAGGATGGAAGAGCTGCACAACCAAGAAGTGCAAAAACGAAAGCAACTGGAGCTCAGGTAACTAACTCTCAAACCCTTTTTCTCTGACAACTCCAATAGGTAATGTCTCACTCCGGTTTCCTAGTACCGTGCTAACTCATGCATTTGTAAGTATCTCCTGGATGCTTCTCAAGTTCTCCCTTTGGATGGAAAGTGTTTCAGCTACCCATGATTCTAGGAATTACCCAGGGCTGCACTAAAGGGAAAACAGCTGAGTGCTGGTGTCGTGAGGCTCCTTTCCAAAAGGAGAACTTTTTTCTCCTGAATGACACGTTTGGGTTGCTTTAGGGCTGGACACATTTAACAGCGAGTTTCTTGGAAGGCTATGATAGTTTTCAATAGGCTCTTGATATCCCCTGTGAAGATACCCTGCTCAAGTTCTGGAGTGTCTCTGCTAAATACCTTGGTGACTCTCTGTAGGCAGGAGGAGGAGCGCAGGCGCCGTGAAGAAGAGATGCGGCGGCAACAGGAAGAAATGATGCGGCGACAGCAGGAAGGATTCAAGGGAACATTCCCTGATGCGGTATATCTCCCATGTGCCCATGATGTACCAGGCCAGTCATGATATGACAAACCCACCATGAGTTGTCCACTAGGACTGTAAAACATACCAGGTTATGACCAGTTTTTGTATTCTGTGAAACTCCTTTTAGAAAGAAGCATTCATAGGAAGGAAAGGTAAGGTTCGAAGGGGAGTTCTTGCTTCACAGGCAATTTAGGATAAAGAACTAGGGCCAGTGTTAACACAGTTCAGACTAAGTGACTGCATGATGGGGTATATCCAGTCCTATAGCAGCCTTAAATAGTTCTCTGATGTCCTTGGAGTTGTTGCACAGATTGAGTTTCTAGAAGAAGTCAGCTACGTCACCCCTTGCCTTTTACCTCTTCTGTTCCTAATAGCAGACTCTGACTTGTGTCCTTGTAGTTCTAATCTTGAACTCAACTGCACAACTAGCAAGGAGATGTTCGTTTTCCTCAGCTTGGCCTCAGTATACTTGGAATGTGTTGTCACTGTATTTGCTTCCCTTGGTGTGTGGTCCTCAGTGTATTGTGAATGGTAGAATGCAGTGTTGTCTTGGACTGTCTtgagtatttcttatttttcagaggGAACAGGAGATACGGATGGGCCAGATGGCTATGGGAGGTAAGGACTTAGGAGGTTAATGGCTCTGATTCCCTTTTTTGTATAATTTCTGGTGAACTATGTGGCTTCTCAGACATAGTCCAGATTTAAGGGGCTGACATTTCTGCGAGCATCGTCGttttgcgggggcggggggtaaCACGTCCTCAGCTCAGAGGTCTTGTTGAATTGTTTTCTCTTGTACAGAAAGACTGACAGTTTCTGTCTCCTGTACTGATCACACTACTCTGCTTTAGGTGCTATGGGCATAAACAACAGAGGCGCCATGCCCCCTGCTCCAGTGCCAGCTGGTACTCCAGCTCCTCCAGGACCTGCCACTATGATGCCAGATGGAACCTTGGGATTGGTAATAAACTGCAGAGCCTTCCAGTAATTCTAAGTTGTGATAGGAGAGTGGATTTGCTTTCAGTTCCTGTGCCTGCCACAATTTTGCTACAGATAATCAGGTTTTAGGGCCACTTTTCATTAATGTAACCTCAAGGTCTTGATTTTTGAATCTTGAACAAACCCAGTCTCATACTTTGTTTAGGAGTTAAGTAAATGTCTTTGGCCAGTCTGACTGTTTAGTTGCTACCCTGGGTTAACGGGCTaacaggtgttttgtttgttttttgtagggAAGGCAATGAAAGTTAGGTATTATCACATAAAATAGTAGATAGAAATCCAGAAGGCTTTATGGCTCATAAAATCCTGAGTtataatgtcaaaaaaaaaattttttttttaagattttacctatttatttgacagagatagaaacagccagcgagagagagaacacaagcagggggagtgggagaggaagaagcaggctcacagcggaggagcctgatgtggggctcgatcccataacgccgggatcacgccctgagccaaaggcagatgcttaaaagctgtgccacccaagcacccctataatgtcaaatttttaaaactgggtgGATTTAAGGTTGCTGAAGAGTGCTTGTCCTTGTCGTATACTTAGTTCAGGAAAAAGGATTTAAGTAGAACTTAGTCTGGGAATTTACTATGTAATATTGGTTATTCACTAGGAATTGGGATAAAAAGGTAAAGGTAGGATAGTTAGGTGGGTCTGTAATTCAGACAGCCGCCTTTTCAGGGATAGCCACTAGAGTTCTAAACAGGCTTAGTCGCCCCTAGAACATCAAGAGCTTTGAATAGTCGGTGGAAATGGCCTCCAGGGGAGGGATTACAAATGGGTGGGAAGCTTGGGACATAGGTTCTATTGTAacattgctctttttttctctttaagaccCCACCAACAACTGAACGCTTTGGCCAGGCTGCTACAATGGAAGGAATTGGGGCAATTGGTGGAACCCCTCCTGCATTCAACCGTGCAGCTCCTGGAGCTGAATTTGCTCCAAACAAACGTCGTCGAtactaataaaaatttcaatgtcTAGTTTCCCAAAAACCCTTAAAAGAAGGACCCTTTTTTGGACTAGCCAGAATTCTGCCCTGGAAAAGTGTTAGGGATTCCTCCCAATAGTTAGGTCTTCCTTGCCTGTACTATTCTGAGGGAGTTTGCTGGAGGTTGAGGGCAAGGGAGGGGCGATATTTAACAAATCAGTTCTGTGTGGTATATTGTTTAACCAATTGATTCTGTGTGGTGCATTCCTGAAGTCTCATGTGATTGTTGAGGGCCTGGGGGGTGGGAACCATGGCAAAAATGGATCCAGTTAGAGCCCCCATTAATCTTGATCATTCCATTCTTTGTACATCCTGTTCTATTTGCTTTCTCATTATACCCTCCAACCCCAGAGACACTGCCACATacaccacaaaaacaaacatcCCCCAATGACCTTAGCCCCATTGTTCCATTCACTCGCAGGTGGGAATTCAGGCAAATGTCCACAGAGGTCACAGACAACATACGTACGGTTCTGTTATACCCCATATATTACCCCTTCATGTCCTAAGGAAGACattttctcttagaaattttcattttagtgtatctttaaaaaatcttgtgtTAAGTTGCCTCCATCTTTTTTCTTGGGTTGGGATAACCCAGGAACGGCCCTTTTGTGTCTATGATGTTGCTGTTCACAGCTTTTCTTGATAGGCCTAGTACAATCTTGGGAACAGGGTTGCTGTATGCTGAAGGTCGGACAGTAGCTCTTAGCCTTGCCTATCTTAGGTAGTTATGCTGTGCATTTTTTTATTGGTGTACCATGTTTGATTTGTCCCTGATATCTTTGGAGTTTTTCTGAGAAATGGAGCAGTAATACAGCATCAACTTATTAAAATACGTTTTAAgccttttaattttctgtgctatttttgaaagggaatggagggaggggagtTCTGTCTCAAGAGATTAAGCATAGGTTCTATAAGGATAAtcctttattattatcttttgcTCAAAAGTATGGATCATCCATTTAGGCAAACTTGGGGAGGTTAGATGCATACTATGGCTTACGTGGTTGACAAAAATTGGTGCTATTGGTGGTACACAGAAGCAATGAGAATGAGAGGAAAGCTGCTGctttgaaagaggaagaaattgagcTGGAGGAACTGGGGTACCTTCGTTGAGCTGGGAGGGGTCTCAAAATTGGGATTCATTTCTGAGCAGCTGCTGGTATGTCAGAGGCTTGGAATTGGCCTGGTAAATCTAAAACTGTCTCAGCAGTGGTTAGCTGACCTCACCCAAGTTCCAAGCCCTACTCTGCCTGATCCTTTTTTCTTGAGCCCCAGAGCTAAAATGCTCCTGAACTTTCTCCTATTGGTTGAGAAGACCAACTGAAGTTCCCTTGCCCATGTTAGGAGGTGTACGCCTCCTGAACTAAAGATAGAAACAGCTGGCCCTTGCAGGCAGCTAAAAGCCTCCAGACTTAAGAGGTGTTCCCCACTCGGCAGCCAGACTCCTTGAAATACCCTTTCAGTAATTCTACCAATGTCCTCCATGTCTCTACTCTGCCATAACAAAGGCTGTGGGCAGCACTTTGACCCCAATGCCAACCTTCCTGGTGAGTAATTCCGATTTTGACAGGGGGCTTTGTGAGTGCTGGGGGAGTGGTCAGCTGTGGGCAGTCttaaaggaacagagaaatgTAGTGTATCTGCCCTAGTTTAATTGGTCTGGGTGGTCttcaatcttatttttatattctaaagaaaaacCATGAGCATATAAATCTGGGGAAGAAGTAAGAGAAGTGATATCTGGTATAGTTACCTTTCCTTGATCGTTTTGCTGGTATCCACAGATTCCTGTTGCCATCACCCTGGGGTCCCAATTTTCCATGATGCGCTTAAGGTGAGGAGTAGGCAGGAGGGGACAGCAAGAGcatttcccaaaggaaataaatagacCCAGGACTCTTAAGCTGAGCTGGGTCTTTTGTTACCAGGGTTGGTCCTGCTGCTGGAAGCGAACTGTAGATTTCTCTGAGTTCTTAAACATCAAGGTAAATTATTTACTTGCTTGGATTCTGTCCCTAATAGAAGGATTCTATCCCTAATCcttctttccttatctgtacTAGGGCTGTACTGTGGGACCACACTGTGCTGAGAAGCTCCCTGAGGCCCCTCAACCTGAGGTGCCTGCCACAAGCAGTTCACTTCAGGAGCAAAAACCTCTGAATACGATTCCAAAGTCAGCAGAGACTTTGCGTCGGGAGAGGCCCAAGTAAAGAGGAGGAAATCCCtgggttttttcctccattcATGGAGCTTCCTAGAAGTGATTAATGGGTCACTGGTGTTTGGGGACTAGGGATATGAGGAGGGCCAAGTGTCAGggttttgtgtatattttatactgtAGGGGAAATTTGTATCCAGAAATAATGTCTTTGCTTTAAGGTTGGTGTGGGGGTGATGGGATAGGTATTTAGAGTCAATAGAGTAGATAGCCCCTCATACATACATACGCAGTTATAATACAGGAGAGATTGTTGATaatgacttgatttttttctttttggaaaaaagcTTTAAAGTGAGTTTTACATCAAGAAAAAGATGCAGTATTGGCAGCCAAGAGGCTGtagagaataaattaattttgtgaAAATGGCATGAGCAACAGCAGAAAGTCACGTTAGGTCCACAATTAGAAGAGGATAAGGATATGATGCAGTTCTGCAGAGAAATGTTAGATTGAGAGCAACTGAGTAGATAGGCAAAAAAGCCCTAGGGATTCCCCCGGGTTTCAGGGACTTGGGATGTCCATAAAGAAGATAATTGGCAATGGAGTTGCTACCCAACTTTTCCAACCCTGCCCCCACTTTCACCAGATTTCTTTGACACCATTATCACTGGTAGGAGTGTTGGAGCTGTTGATCATTGTTAATGGGTCAGAACTAAATTACCCCACCTGTATCCCCTAGGTCAGAGTTGCCTCCAAAGCTGCTTCCACTAAATATATCCCAAGCCCTGGAAATGGCATTGGAACAGAAGGAATTGCACCAGGAACCTGGAGCAGGTAAGTGGGTCCTTAGTAGGACAGGCTTTGCAGACTGGAATTTAGTGAACGTGGCAATTAGGTGGAGGGAATAGATAGGTTCCtgactttgtttcctttgcccagGACTTGACAGTAGTCTGATCCAGACTGGTTCCAGCTGCCAGAACCCAGGATGTGATGCTGTGAGTGAGAGTTTATAGAGGGTGCAAGCATATGGCTGAGAGATGCTATACCTGGGATGACGGTATAGCTATGAGGCTGTGTGGGGTTATACTTTAGAATGACCTGATTCTTCTGATTCTCCTTTACCCATCTTAGGTTTACCAAGGCCCTGAGAGTGATGCTACTCCTTGTACCTACCACCCAGGAGCACCTCGATTCCATGAGGGGTGAGAGAGGGACTGGGTAGGGTCTATAAGACCAGTTTCTCCCACTGTTGATCAtaaggtgggagtgggggctcatggggaggggaagggagattCAGTTGAATTATCCTCCTACCTCAGGATGAAGTCTTGGAGCTGTTGTGGCATCCAGACCCTGGATTTTGGGGCATTCCTGGCACAGCCAGGATGCAGAGTTGGTAGGCATGACTGGGGGAAGCAGGTAAGCCCCAACTTTCCCGAACTTCTGATTAGAACCCAATTCCAGAAATAATTTGCCCTCCTTGTACCTCATGGCCAAGCTCTCTATCTCCTCCCTTTTGTACAGACCAAATAAGATTCCTCTCCTTATCCTCAACAGCCCGGAGGCTTTGCAATATGAAGTAGTATTAATCTTTCTGAGATTTTATGTCTCTTCTCTCGACACACCTGAGAACTTCTCTTGGGTTAAGAGTTCATTCTTACCACACATATTTCACATCTTCTCTTTAGCTGCCAGCGTCTTGCCGTCATGATTGGCACCAGACAGATTCCTTAGTAGTGGTGACTGTATATGGCCAGATTCCACTTCCTGCATTCAACTGGGTGAAGGCCAGTCAAACTGAGGTGAGGAATGTCTGATGCTGGATGGGAGGCTGGTGAATTGGGTGACACTACAATTTTATAGGCAGAGTTGCTGTATGCAGCAAACATTTGGGCTTCATAGTCCCCTGAGAGGAAGGTAGAGCTAGGAGGTCAGGGCTATCAGGCTGACCTGTGGATGTAGGGCTCACACCTCTGGCCTGGTTCTCTGTTGTAGTAACTTGTTCTGACCTTCTGGGATTGTTACTACCCCTGTAATTCTTTTCTCTCAGCTTCATGTCCACATTGTCTTTGATGGTAACCGTGTGTTCCAGGCACAGATGAAGCT
This window harbors:
- the NONO gene encoding non-POU domain-containing octamer-binding protein → MQSNKTFNLEKQNHTPRKHHQHHHQQHHQQQQQQPPPPPIPANGQQASSQNEGLTIDLKNFRKPGEKTFTQRSRLFVGNLPPDITEEEMRKLFEKYGKAGEVFIHKDKGFGFIRLETRTLAEIAKVELDNMPLRGKQLRVRFACHSASLTVRNLPQYVSNELLEEAFSVFGQVERAVVIVDDRGRPSGKGIVEFSGKPAARKALDRCSEGSFLLTTFPRPVTVEPMDQLDDEEGLPEKLVIKNQQFHKEREQPPRFAQPGSFEYEYAMRWKALIEMEKQQQDQVDRNIKEAREKLEMEMEAARHEHQVMLMRQDLMRRQEELRRMEELHNQEVQKRKQLELRQEEERRRREEEMRRQQEEMMRRQQEGFKGTFPDAREQEIRMGQMAMGGAMGINNRGAMPPAPVPAGTPAPPGPATMMPDGTLGLTPPTTERFGQAATMEGIGAIGGTPPAFNRAAPGAEFAPNKRRRY
- the ITGB1BP2 gene encoding integrin beta-1-binding protein 2 isoform X2 — translated: MSSMSLLCHNKGCGQHFDPNANLPDSCCHHPGVPIFHDALKGWSCCWKRTVDFSEFLNIKGCTVGPHCAEKLPEAPQPEVPATSSSLQEQKPLNTIPKSAETLRRERPKSELPPKLLPLNISQALEMALEQKELHQEPGAGLDSSLIQTGSSCQNPGCDAVYQGPESDATPCTYHPGAPRFHEGMKSWSCCGIQTLDFGAFLAQPGCRVGRHDWGKQLPASCRHDWHQTDSLVVVTVYGQIPLPAFNWVKASQTELHVHIVFDGNRVFQAQMKLWGCGVADVKPSNATALLLPRRKSNL
- the ITGB1BP2 gene encoding integrin beta-1-binding protein 2 isoform X1, which encodes MSSMSLLCHNKGCGQHFDPNANLPDSCCHHPGVPIFHDALKGWSCCWKRTVDFSEFLNIKGCTVGPHCAEKLPEAPQPEVPATSSSLQEQKPLNTIPKSAETLRRERPKSELPPKLLPLNISQALEMALEQKELHQEPGAGLDSSLIQTGSSCQNPGCDAVYQGPESDATPCTYHPGAPRFHEGMKSWSCCGIQTLDFGAFLAQPGCRVGRHDWGKQLPASCRHDWHQTDSLVVVTVYGQIPLPAFNWVKASQTELHVHIVFDGNRVFQAQMKLWGVINVEQSSVSLMPSRVEISLVKADPGSWAQLEHPDALAEKAKAGVGLEMEEEESEDSDDDLSWTEEEEEEEAMGE
- the ITGB1BP2 gene encoding integrin beta-1-binding protein 2 isoform X3, whose amino-acid sequence is MPTFLGCTVGPHCAEKLPEAPQPEVPATSSSLQEQKPLNTIPKSAETLRRERPKSELPPKLLPLNISQALEMALEQKELHQEPGAGLDSSLIQTGSSCQNPGCDAVYQGPESDATPCTYHPGAPRFHEGMKSWSCCGIQTLDFGAFLAQPGCRVGRHDWGKQLPASCRHDWHQTDSLVVVTVYGQIPLPAFNWVKASQTELHVHIVFDGNRVFQAQMKLWGVINVEQSSVSLMPSRVEISLVKADPGSWAQLEHPDALAEKAKAGVGLEMEEEESEDSDDDLSWTEEEEEEEAMGE
- the ITGB1BP2 gene encoding integrin beta-1-binding protein 2 isoform X4, encoding MALEQKELHQEPGAGLDSSLIQTGSSCQNPGCDAVYQGPESDATPCTYHPGAPRFHEGMKSWSCCGIQTLDFGAFLAQPGCRVGRHDWGKQLPASCRHDWHQTDSLVVVTVYGQIPLPAFNWVKASQTELHVHIVFDGNRVFQAQMKLWGVINVEQSSVSLMPSRVEISLVKADPGSWAQLEHPDALAEKAKAGVGLEMEEEESEDSDDDLSWTEEEEEEEAMGE